A region from the Bradyrhizobium erythrophlei genome encodes:
- a CDS encoding ABC transporter ATP-binding protein: MTDLLTLVGVHTHIGRYHILQGVDFAVPEGQTTMLLGRNGAGKTSTLRTIIGLWQASAGHISLDGQRIEKSATPDIARLGVGYVPESMAVFSDLSVKENLVLGARDGPLDDTRLNWIFGFFPALKRFWLSRAGSLSGGQKQMLSIARAIVEPRKLLLIDEPTKGLAPAIVVALIECLAEIKRRGATILLVEQNFHAARELGDTVLVMDNGKIVHRGEMAALAADVALQEHLLGLSLETHQ, translated from the coding sequence ATGACCGACCTTCTGACGCTGGTCGGCGTACATACCCATATCGGGCGCTATCACATTCTGCAGGGCGTCGACTTCGCCGTGCCCGAGGGCCAGACCACGATGCTGCTCGGCCGCAACGGCGCCGGCAAGACCTCGACGCTGCGAACCATCATCGGGCTGTGGCAGGCTTCCGCCGGCCATATCTCGCTCGACGGACAACGCATCGAAAAGAGCGCGACCCCAGACATTGCCCGGCTCGGCGTCGGCTATGTCCCGGAGAGCATGGCGGTGTTCTCCGATCTCTCGGTGAAGGAAAATCTGGTACTGGGCGCGCGGGACGGCCCGCTCGACGACACCCGCCTGAACTGGATTTTCGGCTTCTTCCCGGCGCTCAAGCGGTTCTGGCTGTCGCGCGCGGGCAGCCTGTCCGGCGGCCAGAAGCAGATGCTTTCGATTGCCCGCGCCATTGTCGAGCCGCGCAAGCTGCTTTTGATCGACGAGCCGACCAAGGGTCTGGCGCCGGCGATCGTGGTGGCGCTGATCGAATGTCTCGCCGAGATCAAGCGCCGCGGTGCGACCATTTTGCTGGTCGAGCAGAATTTCCATGCCGCGCGCGAGCTCGGCGACACGGTGCTGGTGATGGATAATGGCAAGATCGTCCATCGCGGCGAGATGGCGGCGCTGGCCGCCGACGTCGCGCTGCAGGAGCACCTCCTGGGCTTGAGCCTGGAGACCCATCAATGA
- a CDS encoding cupin domain-containing protein — MYATFDISLRRPEARPLYAAALGGLACAFLIGKMLPVAMDALSTAVAPLCAVSDSAGSALDKVEPIASYALPNVPGKRVTIVRVFYGPGGFTRAHRHAGSVTAYITKGEIRSQLGGGPVETFKVGQSFFEPPGATHLVSANASNTESAELIAVFVADEGAELTTFIE, encoded by the coding sequence ATGTACGCAACATTCGATATCTCGCTCAGGCGACCTGAAGCTCGGCCGCTTTATGCGGCCGCGCTCGGCGGTCTCGCGTGCGCCTTCCTGATCGGGAAGATGCTGCCGGTCGCGATGGACGCACTTTCGACGGCGGTTGCGCCGCTGTGCGCGGTCAGCGATTCCGCGGGCTCTGCGCTCGACAAAGTCGAGCCGATCGCTTCCTATGCTTTACCGAACGTGCCGGGCAAGCGCGTGACCATCGTGCGCGTGTTCTATGGCCCCGGCGGATTTACCCGCGCGCATCGCCACGCGGGTTCGGTCACCGCCTACATCACCAAGGGCGAAATCCGTTCGCAGCTTGGCGGCGGTCCCGTCGAGACCTTCAAGGTCGGCCAGTCGTTCTTCGAGCCGCCCGGCGCGACGCATCTGGTCTCCGCCAATGCCAGCAATACCGAGTCCGCGGAGTTGATCGCGGTTTTCGTGGCCGACGAAGGCGCAGAGCTCACGACCTTCATCGAGTAG
- a CDS encoding RidA family protein has protein sequence MAKIESRLKALGLVLPPAFAPPPGVVLPFVNVRVIGNRAILAGHGPQSPEGPLAKPFGKVGRELTLDQGYIAAKLTALSMLGYLQRTLGDLDRVTHWVRIFGMVNSAPGFVQQPAVINGCSDLILELWGPEAGAHARSAVGMAELPFGMPVEIEGEVLISG, from the coding sequence ATGGCGAAAATCGAATCCCGGCTCAAGGCCCTCGGCCTGGTCCTGCCGCCCGCCTTCGCGCCCCCGCCGGGCGTCGTACTGCCGTTCGTCAATGTGCGCGTGATCGGCAACCGCGCGATCCTCGCCGGGCACGGACCGCAGAGCCCCGAAGGCCCGTTGGCAAAACCGTTCGGCAAGGTCGGGCGCGAGCTCACGCTCGATCAGGGCTACATCGCGGCAAAACTCACCGCACTGTCGATGCTCGGCTATCTCCAGCGCACGCTCGGCGATCTCGACCGCGTGACGCATTGGGTACGGATTTTCGGCATGGTCAATTCCGCGCCCGGTTTTGTCCAGCAACCTGCCGTCATCAACGGCTGCTCCGATCTGATCCTCGAGCTCTGGGGGCCCGAGGCCGGCGCCCACGCCCGCAGCGCGGTGGGGATGGCCGAACTGCCGTTCGGAATGCCGGTGGAAATCGAAGGCGAAGTTCTTATCTCCGGCTGA
- a CDS encoding branched-chain amino acid ABC transporter permease: MMILSGDPPRSRALSLLLIVIIAALAVTPLVLPGAKAMNVATKICIFAALVASYDLLLGYTGSVSFAHTMFYGIGSYAIAIALYAMGPNWAAVATGVVIGLPLAVALALAIGLFSLRVEAIFFAMITLAVASAFLVLASQLSWLTGGEDGRSFQLPELLRPGTVLISKGTLGFELNGRVLTYYLIFIGCAAMILALLRVVNSPFGRVLQAIRENRFRAEALGFRTVFHLTYANCIAALVAAGAGMLNALWLRYAGPDTSLSFSIMLDILLMVVIGGMGTIYGAIIGATIFILAQNYLQALMGAASNAAADAGLPLLPGLLHPDRWLLWLGLLFIASVYFFPTGVVGRLRNPPRKSG; the protein is encoded by the coding sequence ATGATGATCCTCTCCGGCGATCCGCCGCGCAGCCGCGCGCTCTCGCTCCTCCTCATCGTCATTATCGCAGCACTTGCGGTTACGCCGCTGGTCTTGCCCGGTGCGAAAGCGATGAACGTCGCCACCAAGATTTGCATCTTCGCAGCGCTGGTGGCGTCCTACGACCTGTTGCTCGGCTATACCGGCTCGGTGTCGTTCGCGCACACCATGTTCTACGGCATCGGCAGTTACGCGATCGCGATCGCGCTCTATGCGATGGGACCGAACTGGGCCGCGGTCGCAACCGGTGTCGTGATCGGCCTGCCGCTGGCCGTGGCGCTGGCGCTCGCCATCGGACTGTTCTCGCTGCGGGTCGAGGCGATCTTCTTCGCCATGATTACGCTTGCGGTGGCATCCGCCTTTCTGGTGCTGGCCTCGCAGCTGTCATGGCTCACCGGCGGCGAGGACGGCCGCAGCTTCCAGCTGCCGGAATTGCTGCGGCCGGGCACCGTGCTGATTTCCAAGGGCACGCTCGGCTTCGAGCTCAATGGCCGCGTGCTGACCTATTATCTCATCTTCATCGGCTGCGCCGCGATGATCCTGGCGCTGTTGCGCGTGGTGAATTCGCCGTTCGGCCGCGTGCTGCAGGCGATCCGGGAAAACCGCTTCCGCGCCGAGGCACTCGGCTTCCGCACCGTGTTTCATCTGACCTACGCCAACTGCATCGCCGCTTTGGTCGCGGCCGGCGCCGGCATGCTGAACGCGCTGTGGCTGCGTTATGCCGGACCGGATACCTCGCTGAGTTTCTCCATTATGCTGGATATCCTGTTGATGGTGGTGATCGGCGGCATGGGCACGATCTACGGCGCGATCATCGGCGCCACGATCTTCATTCTGGCGCAGAACTATCTGCAGGCGCTGATGGGGGCTGCCTCCAACGCCGCCGCCGATGCGGGGCTGCCCTTGCTGCCGGGACTGCTGCATCCCGATCGCTGGCTGCTGTGGCTCGGGCTATTATTCATCGCCAGCGTCTATTTCTTTCCGACCGGCGTCGTGGGACGGTTGCGCAACCCGCCGCGCAAGTCGGGTTGA
- a CDS encoding IS630 family transposase (programmed frameshift): MGAAVSITRFDLTAWELRKAATGEKDSAAARRILALALVLDGSDRKTAAETCGMDRQTLRDWVHRYNAAGLAGLRNLKSPGPGSKLTVRQQAELAELVEAGPDPAVHGVVRWRRVDLRDELQRRFGVTLHERSVGKVLAKLGYRKLSVRPRHPQADEEAQQTFKKNFAATVRAQIPEHAKDKPIEIWFQDEARIGQQGTLTRVWAKRGTRPRAPHDQRYDWAYLFGAACPQRRVAAGLVMPAANAEAMSLHLTAIGRKVAAGSHAALVLDGAGYHIAVALTIPENVTLVRLPPYAPELNPIENVWEYLRGNKLAITVFDDYDGIVDKACDAWNFFEKDPKRIASITTRTWATVNN; this comes from the exons ATGGGAGCGGCGGTATCGATCACCCGGTTTGATCTGACGGCTTGGGAGCTTCGCAAGGCAGCGACAGGAGAGAAGGATAGCGCCGCGGCGCGTCGGATACTCGCGCTTGCGCTGGTGCTCGATGGCTCGGACCGCAAAACGGCGGCCGAAACCTGCGGCATGGACCGTCAGACCTTGCGGGACTGGGTGCACCGTTACAACGCCGCGGGACTGGCCGGGCTTCGCAATCTCAAATCGCCAGGTCCCGGATCAAAACTCACGGTGCGGCAGCAGGCCGAATTGGCCGAGCTTGTCGAGGCCGGCCCCGACCCCGCGGTGCACGGGGTAGTGCGTTGGCGGCGGGTCGATCTGCGCGACGAATTGCAGCGGCGCTTCGGTGTCACGCTCCACGAGCGTTCGGTCGGGAAGGTTCTAGCCAAGCTCGGCTACCGCAAACTGTCGGTAAGGCCCCGCCACCCGCAGGCTGACGAAGAAGCCCAGCAGACGTTTA AAAAAAACTTCGCCGCGACCGTCAGGGCGCAAATTCCCGAGCACGCCAAAGACAAGCCGATCGAAATCTGGTTCCAAGATGAGGCCCGGATCGGCCAGCAGGGCACGCTGACCCGCGTCTGGGCCAAGCGTGGAACGAGGCCCCGCGCACCGCACGACCAGCGCTACGACTGGGCCTACCTGTTCGGCGCGGCCTGTCCGCAGCGTCGCGTCGCAGCAGGTCTGGTCATGCCGGCGGCGAACGCCGAGGCCATGTCGCTGCATCTCACAGCGATCGGCCGCAAGGTGGCGGCAGGTAGCCACGCCGCTCTTGTCCTCGATGGCGCCGGCTATCACATTGCTGTCGCGCTCACGATCCCCGAAAACGTCACCCTGGTGCGTCTGCCACCCTACGCGCCTGAACTCAATCCGATCGAAAACGTCTGGGAATATCTGCGCGGCAACAAACTCGCGATCACCGTCTTCGACGACTACGACGGCATCGTCGATAAAGCCTGCGACGCTTGGAACTTCTTTGAAAAAGATCCAAAGCGCATCGCGTCAATAACCACCCGAACATGGGCAACAGTCAATAATTAG
- a CDS encoding substrate-binding domain-containing protein, translating into MRHPLILATALVTGLGLIGSAAAQADDLKIALIYGKTGPLEAYAKQTETGLRMGLEYATKGTMTLDGRKIVIITKDDQGKPDLSKAALAEAYQDDKVDIAIGTTSSAAALADLPVAEENKKILIVEPAVADQITGEKWNRYIFRTGRNSSQDAISNAVAIGKTGVTVATLAQDYAFGRDGVAAFEEALAKTGATLAAEEYAPTTTTDFTAVGQRLFDALKDKPGRKIIWIIWAGAGNPPSKLQDMDPKRYGIELSTGGNILPALVAYKGMPGMEGATYYYYDIPNNPVNDWLVAEHQKRFNAPPDFFTAGGFSSAMAVVAAVTKAKSTDTEKLISAMEGLEFDTPKGKMIFRKEDHQALQSMYHFKVKVDPKVEWAVLEPVRELKIEDMDIPIKNKR; encoded by the coding sequence GTGCGTCACCCACTTATCCTTGCAACCGCCTTGGTAACTGGCTTGGGCCTGATCGGCAGTGCCGCGGCGCAGGCCGACGATCTGAAGATCGCTTTGATCTACGGCAAGACCGGCCCGCTGGAGGCCTATGCCAAGCAGACCGAAACCGGCCTGCGGATGGGACTGGAATACGCCACCAAGGGCACCATGACGCTGGACGGTCGCAAGATCGTCATCATCACCAAGGACGACCAGGGCAAGCCGGATCTGTCCAAGGCGGCGCTGGCGGAAGCCTACCAGGACGACAAGGTCGATATCGCCATCGGCACGACATCGTCGGCCGCAGCACTCGCCGACCTTCCGGTCGCGGAGGAAAACAAGAAGATCCTGATCGTCGAACCGGCGGTCGCGGACCAGATTACCGGCGAGAAGTGGAATCGCTACATCTTCCGCACCGGGCGCAATTCCTCGCAGGACGCGATCTCGAACGCGGTGGCGATCGGCAAAACCGGCGTCACGGTGGCGACCCTGGCGCAGGATTATGCATTCGGCCGCGACGGCGTGGCCGCGTTCGAGGAAGCGCTGGCGAAAACTGGCGCCACGCTTGCCGCCGAAGAATATGCACCGACCACTACCACCGATTTCACCGCGGTCGGCCAGCGCCTGTTCGACGCGCTGAAGGACAAGCCCGGCCGCAAGATCATCTGGATCATCTGGGCCGGCGCCGGCAATCCGCCGAGCAAATTGCAGGACATGGATCCGAAGCGCTACGGCATCGAGCTTTCGACCGGCGGCAACATTCTGCCGGCCCTCGTTGCGTATAAGGGCATGCCCGGCATGGAAGGCGCGACCTATTATTATTACGACATTCCGAACAACCCGGTGAACGACTGGCTGGTCGCTGAACACCAGAAGCGTTTCAACGCGCCGCCGGATTTCTTCACCGCCGGCGGATTTTCGTCAGCGATGGCCGTGGTCGCCGCCGTCACCAAGGCCAAATCCACCGACACCGAAAAGCTGATCAGCGCCATGGAAGGCCTGGAGTTCGATACGCCCAAGGGCAAGATGATCTTCCGGAAGGAAGACCATCAGGCGCTGCAGAGCATGTATCACTTCAAGGTCAAGGTCGATCCGAAGGTCGAATGGGCCGTGCTGGAGCCGGTGCGCGAACTGAAGATCGAGGACATGGACATCCCGATCAAGAACAAGCGGTGA
- a CDS encoding SDR family NAD(P)-dependent oxidoreductase, whose protein sequence is MGRLSGKVAVITGATSGIGLRTAEIFVAEGAKIVVAGRRVPEGEALAKKLGANCIFRRTDVTVEDEMRALIGEAVEKFGRIDCLFNNAGGPAQTGGIEGLEVARFDAAMATLVRSVMLGMKHAAPHMRRQGSGSIINNGSIAGRLAGFSSSVVYGAAKAAVVHLTKCVAMELGEAGIRVNSISPGAIATGIFGKALGLSVEAAEKTPDVMREVYKTAQPIPRAGLPDDIAFAAVFLASDESTFINGHDLVIDGAITGGRNWSQQQQGYVALRKAFDQGAG, encoded by the coding sequence ATGGGACGGTTAAGCGGCAAGGTCGCGGTCATCACCGGCGCGACCAGCGGCATCGGCCTGCGCACCGCGGAAATCTTCGTCGCGGAAGGCGCGAAAATCGTCGTCGCCGGACGCCGGGTGCCGGAGGGGGAGGCGCTGGCCAAGAAGCTCGGAGCCAATTGCATCTTCCGGCGGACCGATGTCACGGTCGAGGACGAAATGCGGGCGCTGATCGGGGAGGCGGTGGAGAAATTCGGCCGCATCGATTGCCTGTTCAATAACGCCGGCGGCCCGGCGCAGACCGGCGGTATCGAGGGTCTCGAAGTGGCGCGCTTCGACGCCGCGATGGCGACGCTGGTACGCAGCGTAATGCTCGGCATGAAGCACGCCGCGCCCCACATGCGCCGCCAGGGAAGCGGCAGCATCATCAACAACGGCAGCATCGCGGGACGGCTGGCCGGATTTTCGTCGTCGGTGGTGTACGGCGCGGCCAAGGCTGCCGTCGTCCACCTCACCAAATGCGTGGCAATGGAGCTCGGCGAAGCCGGCATCCGCGTCAACTCCATTTCGCCGGGTGCGATCGCGACCGGCATTTTCGGCAAGGCGCTCGGCCTGTCGGTCGAGGCCGCTGAGAAAACCCCCGACGTGATGCGCGAGGTCTACAAGACCGCGCAGCCGATCCCGCGCGCCGGGCTGCCGGATGACATCGCCTTCGCCGCGGTATTCCTCGCCAGCGACGAATCCACCTTCATCAACGGGCACGATCTCGTCATCGACGGCGCCATTACCGGCGGCCGCAACTGGAGTCAGCAGCAACAGGGCTACGTCGCGCTGCGCAAGGCATTCGATCAGGGTGCGGGGTAG
- a CDS encoding branched-chain amino acid ABC transporter permease: MTDLTATAALPKPKRDFLPALLPAALALAMLPLIGSGSSWVTLTVASLAMGMMIFIMASGLTLVFGLMDVLNFGHGAFISVGAYIATLVLLPLASWVQADSLLTNLAVLAPAAVVAMAVSGALGLVVERVLILPVYGQHLKQILMTTGGLIVAEQALYALWGPQIIPLPLPTSLRGSFIIGDIAIAKYRVLAMLVGLIVFCGIQVVLNRTKIGLLIRAGVENREMVEALGYRIRRLFLGVFMVGSGLAGLGGVMWALYREQVHASIGNDLTVLVFIVVIIGGLGSIGGCFIGALLVAMVANYGGFLVPKLALVSNILLMVAILMWRPRGLYAVTSR, from the coding sequence ATGACCGACCTCACCGCGACAGCCGCATTGCCGAAACCGAAGCGGGATTTTTTACCCGCGCTGCTGCCGGCAGCGCTGGCGCTCGCGATGCTTCCCTTGATCGGATCGGGCAGTTCCTGGGTCACGCTGACGGTAGCGAGCCTTGCCATGGGCATGATGATCTTCATCATGGCGTCCGGGCTGACGCTGGTGTTCGGCCTGATGGACGTGCTCAATTTCGGCCACGGCGCATTCATCTCGGTCGGCGCCTATATCGCGACCCTGGTGCTGCTGCCGCTCGCGAGCTGGGTGCAGGCCGACTCGCTGCTGACGAATTTGGCGGTGCTGGCGCCGGCCGCCGTGGTGGCGATGGCGGTCTCCGGCGCGCTCGGACTGGTGGTCGAACGCGTGCTGATCCTCCCCGTCTATGGCCAGCATTTGAAACAGATCCTGATGACGACGGGCGGATTAATCGTGGCCGAGCAGGCGCTCTATGCGCTGTGGGGACCGCAGATCATACCGCTGCCGCTGCCGACCTCGCTGCGCGGCTCCTTCATCATCGGCGACATCGCGATCGCCAAATACCGTGTGCTGGCGATGCTGGTCGGCCTGATTGTGTTTTGCGGCATTCAGGTGGTGCTGAACCGCACCAAGATCGGGCTCCTGATCCGCGCCGGCGTGGAAAACCGCGAGATGGTGGAAGCGCTCGGCTACCGGATCCGGCGGCTTTTTCTGGGCGTGTTCATGGTCGGCTCCGGCCTTGCCGGGCTCGGCGGGGTGATGTGGGCGCTGTATCGCGAACAGGTGCACGCCTCGATAGGCAATGATCTCACCGTTCTCGTTTTCATCGTGGTGATCATCGGCGGCCTGGGTTCGATCGGCGGCTGTTTCATCGGCGCGCTGCTGGTGGCGATGGTCGCCAATTATGGCGGCTTCCTGGTGCCGAAACTGGCGCTGGTCTCCAACATCCTGCTGATGGTCGCGATCCTGATGTGGCGCCCGCGCGGGCTTTATGCGGTGACAAGTCGATGA
- a CDS encoding carboxymuconolactone decarboxylase family protein, whose amino-acid sequence MKKRLAAACLATLIAAPHMGRAEDTTRFAPLKPEELSPAQKAWADMIAAPPRNAKFTNPPYRAYIRNPDLAPRLTALTEYLRWNTSLPPRLSEFAILITARQWTAQYEWFAHYPLAIKAGLDPRIAAAIAEGKRPDNMKDDEAALYDLGTALYRDKKVSDAVYAAALEKFGERGIMDIIGIMGYYDITSMTLITMQAGAPNDSVPPLPVLSK is encoded by the coding sequence ATGAAGAAACGGCTTGCCGCTGCCTGTCTGGCGACGCTGATCGCAGCCCCTCACATGGGCCGCGCCGAGGACACCACCCGCTTCGCGCCGCTCAAGCCCGAGGAACTCAGTCCGGCGCAGAAGGCCTGGGCGGACATGATCGCGGCCCCGCCGCGCAATGCCAAGTTCACCAACCCGCCCTATCGCGCCTATATCCGCAACCCCGATCTGGCGCCGCGCCTGACGGCATTGACGGAGTATCTGCGCTGGAATACGTCGCTGCCGCCGCGGCTGAGCGAATTCGCGATCCTGATCACCGCCCGGCAGTGGACCGCGCAATATGAATGGTTCGCGCACTATCCGCTCGCCATCAAGGCCGGTCTCGATCCCAGGATCGCCGCTGCGATCGCGGAAGGCAAACGGCCGGACAACATGAAGGATGACGAAGCCGCGCTGTACGACCTCGGCACAGCGCTCTACCGCGACAAGAAAGTTTCGGACGCGGTCTACGCGGCCGCGCTGGAAAAATTCGGCGAGCGCGGCATCATGGATATCATCGGCATCATGGGCTATTACGATATAACGTCGATGACGCTGATCACCATGCAGGCCGGCGCGCCGAACGACAGCGTGCCGCCGTTGCCGGTGCTGTCGAAATAG
- a CDS encoding sensor histidine kinase, with amino-acid sequence MMKLIDEFRQGWRGLSRPSPLLSIGFAASCLALATAARSVLSLLRPDVFFTPYIPAVFFATAFGGLRIGVVTALAGGALGVSFNFNGGPADSARLGLMAIYLVVCGLTIWGIEHYRSIASQQREIAKRLIEEETYRKLVVDELQHRLKNKLSTIHAVLHQVLHEQPQVWASIDQRLRALVATDDLIARVDGSGCDIRDLLLSELGPYGHVRFTLNGNPLFLPDKLAVSLALIFHELATNAGKYGAFSSPRGLLQVSWSVSDDRLTINWDETEGPPVETIGEAGFGTRLLKSALRAFDGKTEIAFLKTGIHCTMHCRIPRS; translated from the coding sequence ATCATGAAATTGATCGACGAGTTCCGGCAAGGCTGGCGAGGACTGTCCCGGCCCTCGCCCCTCCTCAGCATCGGATTTGCGGCGAGCTGCCTCGCCTTGGCGACCGCGGCACGATCGGTTCTTTCGCTGCTGCGGCCCGACGTGTTCTTCACCCCCTATATTCCGGCCGTCTTCTTTGCCACCGCGTTCGGCGGCTTGCGGATCGGGGTCGTGACGGCGCTGGCCGGGGGCGCGCTCGGCGTCAGCTTCAATTTTAACGGCGGGCCAGCCGATTCCGCAAGGCTGGGGCTGATGGCGATCTACCTCGTCGTGTGCGGCCTCACGATTTGGGGAATCGAGCATTACCGGTCGATCGCCTCGCAGCAACGGGAGATCGCCAAGCGGCTGATTGAGGAAGAGACGTATCGCAAGCTGGTGGTCGACGAGCTTCAGCACCGGCTGAAGAACAAATTATCGACCATCCACGCGGTCCTGCACCAGGTGCTGCACGAACAGCCGCAGGTCTGGGCCAGCATCGATCAGCGGCTCCGGGCGCTGGTGGCGACCGACGACCTGATCGCGCGGGTCGACGGCAGCGGTTGCGACATTAGGGATCTCCTGCTTTCGGAACTCGGACCTTATGGCCATGTGCGCTTTACCCTGAACGGCAATCCGCTGTTTCTTCCGGACAAGCTCGCGGTCAGCCTGGCACTGATATTCCACGAACTAGCCACCAATGCCGGAAAATACGGCGCGTTTTCCTCGCCGCGCGGGCTGTTGCAGGTGTCGTGGTCCGTGTCGGACGACCGGCTCACCATCAACTGGGACGAAACCGAAGGTCCTCCGGTCGAAACGATCGGGGAAGCCGGCTTCGGCACCAGGCTTTTGAAATCGGCGCTGAGGGCGTTCGACGGCAAGACCGAAATCGCCTTCTTGAAAACCGGGATTCACTGCACCATGCATTGCCGCATCCCCAGGAGCTGA
- a CDS encoding alpha/beta fold hydrolase encodes MQVVASAVLVVLALASSRSRAADEDAPHHRPVKEVANQRISVGDRGTLPLYVSADWSNPLPEITRAVLVLHGRLRNADVYFKSALTAQAAAGDAGKTTLMIVPQFLAGVDVDAYHLPADTLRWTLEGWEGGDPALAPTPASSFEAIDAILVRLADRKLFPNLRQVVVAGHSGGAQVVQRYAIAGKGEPALTQQGVVVANPSSYAYFNNERPEPSIAASCPGYNDWKYGMEARPAYLADPSAAALEQAYVARRVIYLLGTLDTNPNHPALDKSRMAEAEGPYRYARGHAYAATMAARDAGAPSHSVWDVKGVGHDGDKMLTSSCGLKALFDLRGCE; translated from the coding sequence TTGCAGGTGGTCGCCAGCGCCGTGCTTGTGGTTCTCGCATTGGCGAGTTCCCGCAGCCGGGCGGCGGACGAAGACGCGCCTCATCATCGACCGGTGAAGGAGGTCGCCAACCAGCGAATCTCGGTTGGCGACCGGGGCACATTGCCGCTTTACGTCTCCGCCGACTGGTCCAATCCGTTGCCGGAGATCACGCGCGCGGTTCTGGTTCTGCACGGACGGCTGCGCAATGCCGATGTCTATTTCAAATCCGCCTTGACGGCGCAGGCCGCGGCCGGCGACGCCGGCAAGACGACGCTCATGATCGTCCCGCAATTTCTTGCCGGGGTCGATGTCGATGCCTACCATCTGCCTGCCGATACCCTGCGATGGACGCTGGAGGGGTGGGAAGGCGGCGATCCGGCGCTGGCGCCGACACCAGCGAGTTCGTTCGAGGCGATCGACGCCATCCTGGTCAGACTGGCGGATCGAAAGCTGTTCCCAAATCTCAGGCAGGTCGTGGTGGCCGGACATTCGGGCGGCGCGCAGGTCGTGCAGCGCTACGCGATCGCGGGAAAAGGGGAGCCGGCGCTGACGCAGCAAGGCGTTGTGGTCGCCAATCCGTCGTCCTATGCGTATTTCAACAACGAGCGACCGGAACCATCGATTGCCGCGAGCTGCCCCGGCTATAACGATTGGAAGTACGGCATGGAGGCGCGTCCCGCCTATCTGGCCGATCCATCGGCTGCTGCGCTGGAGCAAGCCTATGTGGCGCGGCGCGTGATCTATTTGCTGGGAACGCTGGACACCAACCCCAATCATCCCGCTCTCGACAAGAGCCGCATGGCGGAGGCCGAGGGACCGTACCGCTATGCCCGCGGTCACGCCTATGCGGCGACGATGGCGGCCCGGGATGCCGGCGCGCCCAGCCACAGCGTGTGGGATGTAAAAGGTGTCGGGCACGACGGTGACAAGATGCTGACCTCTTCCTGCGGCCTCAAGGCGCTGTTTGATTTGCGCGGCTGCGAGTAG
- a CDS encoding ABC transporter ATP-binding protein: MTHTLETRDLTIRFGGHVAVNRVSCIFRPGELTAIVGPNGAGKTTYFNLISGQLRPSEGNILFDGRDITPLSAPLRTRAGLGRAFQLTNLFPNLSVEENVRLAVQSESGVHYDMLRPWMTRKDLIARADAILDKVALGGRRGVAATALSHGDQRKLEVALMMALEPKVFMFDEPTAGMSIDEVPVVLNLIAQLKQDASKIILLVEHKMDVVRSLADRIIVLHNGQLVADGKPAEVIASPIVQEAYLGIAPGRTAA, translated from the coding sequence ATGACCCACACTCTCGAAACCCGCGACCTGACCATCCGCTTCGGCGGCCATGTCGCGGTCAACCGCGTCAGCTGCATTTTTCGGCCGGGCGAGCTGACCGCCATTGTCGGGCCCAACGGCGCCGGCAAAACCACCTATTTCAACCTGATCTCCGGACAGTTGCGCCCGAGCGAAGGCAACATCCTGTTCGATGGCCGTGACATCACCCCGCTTTCCGCGCCGCTGCGCACCCGCGCCGGCCTCGGCCGCGCCTTCCAGCTCACCAATCTGTTTCCGAACCTCAGCGTCGAGGAGAATGTCCGGCTCGCCGTACAGTCCGAAAGCGGTGTGCATTACGACATGCTGCGGCCGTGGATGACGCGCAAGGACCTGATCGCGCGCGCCGACGCCATTCTCGACAAGGTCGCGCTCGGCGGCCGGCGCGGCGTGGCGGCGACCGCGCTGTCACATGGCGATCAGCGCAAGCTCGAGGTCGCGCTGATGATGGCGCTCGAACCGAAAGTCTTCATGTTCGACGAGCCCACCGCCGGCATGAGCATCGATGAAGTGCCGGTCGTGCTCAATCTGATCGCGCAGCTCAAGCAGGATGCCAGCAAGATCATCCTTCTGGTCGAGCACAAGATGGACGTGGTGCGTTCGCTGGCCGACCGCATCATCGTGCTGCACAACGGCCAGCTCGTCGCCGACGGCAAGCCGGCCGAGGTGATCGCCTCGCCGATCGTGCAGGAAGCCTATCTCGGCATCGCGCCCGGAAGGACCGCGGCATGA